A single window of Hymenobacter sp. APR13 DNA harbors:
- the porU gene encoding type IX secretion system sortase PorU: MRYFTFLVVCSCLLLGLARPGQAQDGRRSVSRQLTWQGAAEVVGPDGKLHRIPSFVGMQPRRGVVQAYTVISVPGTVAEGQVQKAVYEPFAPAEAALLKNFKDATATPQQFSGNEKGQPVTLVLLPTIRRSAQSGQPEKLVSFEYSYTLAPAVAQRGQSIRYAPNSVLRSGTWHKIGVDRSGIFKLDRAALTAMGVDVQSLDPSRLQVYGNATGLLPQAISTRRPDDLVENAVYFSGDANATLDANEYFLFYARGPHVWEPEPTAGAQRFRHIQNIYSDTAYYFVTVAPAPRTGRRVAAAPAAGAANAPAVTQYAARWFWEREYVNLAKSGRVWLGEGFTASSNATQTFDTDLTDLVAGAPVQVTASLAGRSTSSQGFRIAVGSSTLIQGIPAVVRSDYPEYAATSLQTQTVVPTATSGPLRLGLTFTSSDASADGYLDYLEVNARRPLRLTGPQLEFRSFENVRAGGVTPFTLAGGNGTTQVWDVSNPRRPRAYALNGAGTFVAPTDSLREFVAFDPTASFPVPRSFGRVSNQDLHGTLNPGRDLDLVIVTYPAFRAQAQELADWRRTNDGLKVAVVTTTQVYNEFGGGSQDVSAIRDMMKMVYDQRDSPRRNQYLLLFGDASYDYKSKPSNLTNTASLPDWWSKRVPGSGDRIAQNYVPTYESRESFAQILPRVNSFGDQTFCSDDYFGMLDDNEGEWAESYGANGIMDVSVGRLPIRTPVGEPNSTAQASAMVKKLKDYDLRPSLGKWRNRLTFVADDQDGSTYPRDYAEPLISQISRQQPAFNFRKVYLDMYPQINANGERSPEAERAVDESFEQGSLIVNYNGHGGPDALTDEKILTRESVLRLRNLSRQTFMVTGTCDFSYYDNPEKTSAGELTLTDVEGGAMGLFTTTRLVYGSTLLITPLLDSVLSVRSGQATRIGDAARYSKFIGSNDPLNRNYVLLGDPSTRLARPDVAMTLDSINGVALTPAYNQPLTALSRVRLSGSVRNTAAVTSSLNPNFSGTAQITVYEKPSTITTLATSPLDVPLPIQVQENIIYDGQATITNGRFTVQFVVPRDINYSLGLGKVSLYASNRSGAIVDAHGYRAVPVGGASTTASTDTIPPRIRLFMDNEKFVFGGLTGNTTTLIARLFDESGINTTGSGIGHEITATLDNDPTKLTILNSFYVASVDSFQAGRVEYLFKDLATGPHVLHLKAWDTYNNSAIRDVEFIAASTDKLALKHVLNYPNPFSTTTTFHFDHNRPEDALDVQVQIFTVSGRLVRTLQTTVGGGASHVPANFSDPSLSWNGRDEFNDQLARGVYVYRVSVRSQKDQATATKFEKLVILN, translated from the coding sequence ATGCGCTACTTTACTTTCCTGGTAGTCTGCAGCTGTTTGCTGCTGGGGCTGGCCCGGCCGGGGCAGGCCCAGGACGGACGCCGCTCGGTTTCGCGCCAGCTCACCTGGCAGGGCGCCGCCGAAGTAGTGGGCCCCGATGGGAAGCTGCACCGCATCCCGTCGTTTGTGGGCATGCAGCCCCGCCGGGGCGTAGTGCAGGCCTACACCGTTATTTCGGTGCCCGGCACCGTGGCCGAGGGCCAGGTGCAGAAAGCCGTCTACGAACCGTTTGCGCCGGCCGAGGCCGCCCTGCTTAAGAACTTCAAGGACGCCACCGCTACGCCGCAGCAGTTCAGCGGCAACGAGAAAGGCCAGCCCGTTACGCTGGTGCTGCTGCCCACTATCCGGCGCAGCGCCCAGTCGGGCCAGCCTGAGAAGCTGGTATCGTTTGAGTACAGCTACACGCTGGCACCGGCCGTAGCCCAGCGCGGGCAAAGCATCCGCTACGCCCCCAACTCGGTGCTGCGCTCCGGCACCTGGCACAAGATCGGCGTCGACCGCAGCGGCATCTTCAAGCTCGACCGCGCGGCCCTCACGGCCATGGGCGTTGACGTGCAGAGCCTTGACCCCAGCCGCCTGCAGGTGTACGGCAACGCCACCGGCCTGCTGCCCCAGGCCATCAGCACCCGCCGCCCCGACGACCTGGTGGAAAACGCCGTGTACTTCTCCGGCGACGCCAACGCCACCCTCGACGCCAACGAGTACTTCCTGTTCTATGCCCGCGGCCCGCACGTATGGGAGCCCGAGCCCACGGCCGGCGCCCAGCGCTTCCGCCACATTCAGAACATCTACTCCGATACCGCCTACTACTTCGTGACGGTGGCTCCGGCTCCGCGCACGGGCCGCCGCGTGGCGGCCGCCCCCGCCGCGGGTGCGGCCAACGCCCCGGCCGTCACGCAGTACGCCGCCCGCTGGTTTTGGGAGCGGGAGTATGTAAACCTGGCCAAATCGGGCCGGGTGTGGCTGGGCGAAGGCTTCACGGCCTCCAGCAACGCCACCCAAACCTTCGACACCGACCTGACCGACCTGGTAGCCGGCGCGCCGGTGCAAGTGACGGCCTCGCTGGCCGGCCGCTCCACCAGCAGCCAGGGCTTCCGCATTGCGGTTGGCTCCTCCACGCTCATTCAGGGTATTCCGGCCGTCGTGCGTAGCGACTACCCCGAGTACGCCGCCACCAGTTTGCAGACCCAGACGGTCGTTCCTACCGCTACCAGTGGGCCGCTGCGGCTGGGCCTCACCTTCACCAGCTCCGACGCCTCGGCCGACGGCTACCTCGACTATCTGGAAGTGAATGCCCGGCGGCCGCTGCGGCTCACGGGCCCGCAACTGGAGTTTCGCTCGTTTGAAAACGTGCGGGCCGGCGGCGTCACTCCATTTACATTGGCTGGCGGCAACGGCACCACCCAGGTCTGGGACGTCAGCAACCCGCGCCGGCCCCGCGCATATGCCCTCAACGGCGCAGGCACGTTCGTGGCTCCTACGGATTCGCTGCGCGAGTTTGTGGCCTTCGACCCCACCGCCTCGTTCCCGGTGCCCCGCAGCTTCGGCCGCGTCAGCAACCAGGATTTGCACGGCACCCTCAACCCGGGCCGCGACCTGGACTTGGTGATTGTGACCTACCCGGCCTTCCGGGCCCAGGCGCAGGAGCTGGCCGACTGGCGCCGCACCAACGATGGCCTGAAAGTAGCCGTCGTGACCACCACGCAGGTGTACAACGAGTTTGGCGGCGGCAGCCAGGACGTGTCGGCTATCCGCGACATGATGAAGATGGTGTACGACCAGCGCGACTCGCCGCGCCGCAACCAGTACCTGCTGCTCTTCGGCGACGCTTCCTACGACTACAAATCCAAACCATCCAACCTCACCAACACCGCCAGCCTGCCCGATTGGTGGAGCAAGCGCGTGCCCGGCAGCGGTGACCGGATTGCGCAGAACTACGTGCCCACCTACGAGTCGCGCGAGTCATTTGCGCAGATCCTGCCCCGCGTCAACAGCTTCGGCGACCAGACCTTCTGCTCCGATGACTACTTCGGGATGCTGGATGATAATGAGGGTGAATGGGCCGAATCGTATGGCGCCAACGGCATCATGGACGTGTCTGTCGGCCGCCTGCCCATTCGTACGCCCGTTGGGGAGCCCAACTCCACCGCGCAGGCCTCGGCTATGGTGAAGAAGCTTAAGGACTACGACCTGCGGCCTTCGCTGGGCAAGTGGCGCAACCGCCTCACCTTCGTGGCCGATGACCAAGACGGCAGCACCTACCCGCGCGATTATGCCGAGCCGCTCATCAGCCAGATCAGCCGCCAGCAGCCGGCCTTCAACTTCCGCAAGGTCTACCTCGATATGTACCCGCAGATCAATGCCAACGGCGAACGGTCGCCAGAAGCAGAACGGGCCGTGGACGAGTCGTTTGAGCAAGGCTCGTTGATTGTCAACTACAACGGCCACGGCGGCCCCGACGCCCTCACCGACGAGAAGATCCTGACCCGCGAGTCGGTATTGCGCCTGCGCAACCTGAGCCGCCAGACGTTCATGGTCACCGGCACCTGCGACTTCAGCTACTACGACAACCCCGAGAAAACCTCGGCCGGCGAGCTGACCCTGACCGACGTGGAAGGCGGCGCCATGGGCTTGTTCACCACCACCCGCCTCGTCTACGGCTCCACGCTGCTGATTACGCCCTTGCTCGATTCGGTGCTGTCGGTACGCAGCGGCCAGGCCACCCGCATCGGCGACGCCGCCCGCTACTCCAAGTTCATTGGCTCCAACGACCCCCTGAACCGCAACTACGTGCTGCTCGGCGACCCCAGCACCCGCCTGGCTCGCCCCGATGTGGCCATGACCCTGGATTCCATCAACGGTGTGGCCCTCACTCCTGCCTACAACCAGCCACTCACGGCCCTGTCGCGGGTGCGGCTGTCGGGCTCGGTGCGCAACACGGCTGCTGTCACGTCTTCCCTCAACCCCAACTTCTCCGGCACCGCCCAGATTACGGTGTATGAGAAGCCCAGCACCATCACCACGCTGGCCACTTCGCCGCTTGACGTGCCGCTGCCCATTCAGGTGCAGGAAAACATCATCTACGACGGCCAGGCTACCATCACCAACGGCCGCTTCACGGTGCAGTTTGTGGTACCCCGAGACATCAACTACAGCCTGGGACTGGGGAAAGTGAGCTTGTATGCATCCAACCGCTCGGGCGCCATCGTAGATGCGCACGGCTACCGCGCAGTACCGGTGGGCGGCGCTTCTACCACGGCCAGCACCGATACCATTCCGCCGCGCATCCGCCTGTTCATGGACAATGAGAAGTTCGTGTTCGGGGGCCTCACCGGCAATACCACCACCCTCATTGCCCGCCTCTTCGACGAGAGCGGCATCAACACCACCGGCTCCGGCATCGGCCACGAAATCACGGCCACCCTCGACAACGACCCCACCAAGCTCACCATCCTCAACTCGTTCTACGTGGCCAGCGTCGACAGCTTCCAGGCTGGCCGGGTGGAGTACCTGTTCAAGGACCTCGCTACCGGCCCGCATGTGCTGCATCTCAAAGCCTGGGACACTTACAATAACTCGGCTATCCGCGACGTAGAGTTCATTGCCGCTTCCACCGACAAGCTGGCCCTGAAACACGTCCTGAACTACCCCAATCCGTTCTCCACCACCACCACCTTCCACTTCGACCACAACCGTCCGGAAGACGCCCTCGACGTGCAGGTGCAGATTTTCACTGTCTCGGGCCGCCTCGTCCGGACGCTGCAAACCACGGTGGGCGGTGGCGCGTCGCACGTGCCGGCCAACTTCTCCGACCCGTCTTTGTCGTGGAACGGCCGCGACGAGTTCAACGACCAGCTGGCCCGCGGCGTGTACGTGTACCGGGTCAGCGTCCGGTCGCAAAAAGACCAGGCCACGGCCACCAAATTCGAAAAACTGGTCATCCTGAATTAA
- the porV gene encoding type IX secretion system outer membrane channel protein PorV, translating into MTPLKLSVRFALLSGFIGLPLIGAAQTEPNTLTTAVPILTISPDSRAAALGEAGVATSPDANAGYHNAGKLGFVTTKYSFSPSYSPWLRNVTDDMGLAYLSGTAKIGTRSAISASLMYFDLGTISFRDDFNVSKGDYNPKEYAFSVAYGQKLTDNFGVGVAARYIRSNLTGNSSGTDSRPGNAAAVDLGAYYNKDLSIGAADYNLGLGATITNIGNKITYTSATQADFLPTRLKLGFALTRELDAYNKITLTVDGAKLLTPTPFYVEGDTTGQLKTIRAENLDRRNKGIVAAALGSFSDAPGGFSEEIREINLSAGAEYTYNDLLMARVGYFYEPRVKGDRQYLSFGLGVRYQVFGVDGAYLVPNSRANPLSQTIRISLHFNFNELDQAFGDGSSSPVN; encoded by the coding sequence ATGACCCCATTGAAACTGTCTGTGCGTTTTGCGCTGCTTTCCGGATTTATCGGCCTGCCGTTGATTGGCGCGGCCCAAACCGAACCGAATACGCTCACCACGGCTGTTCCGATCCTGACCATCAGCCCCGATTCGCGGGCCGCGGCCCTCGGGGAAGCCGGCGTAGCCACCTCGCCGGATGCCAACGCCGGCTACCACAATGCCGGTAAGCTGGGCTTCGTCACCACCAAGTACAGCTTCTCGCCGTCATACTCACCCTGGCTGCGCAACGTCACCGATGACATGGGCCTAGCCTATCTGTCGGGTACCGCCAAAATTGGCACCCGCTCGGCCATATCGGCTTCGCTGATGTATTTCGACCTCGGCACCATCTCCTTCCGCGACGATTTCAACGTCTCGAAAGGCGACTACAACCCGAAAGAGTATGCCTTCAGTGTGGCCTACGGTCAGAAACTGACCGACAACTTCGGCGTTGGGGTAGCCGCGCGCTACATCCGCTCCAACCTCACCGGCAACAGCAGTGGCACCGATTCGCGTCCTGGCAACGCCGCCGCCGTCGACCTGGGCGCCTACTACAACAAGGACCTGTCTATCGGCGCCGCCGATTACAACCTGGGTTTGGGGGCCACCATCACCAACATCGGCAACAAAATCACTTACACAAGCGCCACCCAGGCCGACTTCCTGCCCACCCGCCTGAAGCTTGGCTTTGCCCTGACTCGTGAGCTGGACGCTTACAACAAAATCACGCTTACAGTCGACGGCGCCAAGCTGCTCACGCCGACTCCCTTCTATGTGGAAGGCGACACAACGGGTCAGTTGAAAACCATCCGGGCTGAAAACCTAGACCGACGCAACAAAGGCATTGTAGCGGCTGCGCTTGGCTCTTTCAGCGATGCTCCCGGTGGCTTCAGCGAGGAGATTCGTGAAATCAACCTCTCGGCCGGTGCTGAATACACGTACAACGATCTGCTGATGGCCCGCGTAGGCTACTTCTACGAGCCCCGCGTGAAAGGCGACCGGCAGTACCTGAGCTTTGGCCTAGGCGTGCGCTACCAAGTGTTTGGGGTGGATGGCGCCTACCTGGTGCCCAACTCCCGCGCCAATCCTTTGTCGCAAACCATCCGCATTTCCCTCCACTTCAATTTCAACGAGCTTGACCAGGCCTTTGGCGATGGTTCCAGCTCCCCGGTCAACTAA
- a CDS encoding M16 family metallopeptidase, whose protein sequence is MLDRQVAPPVQPLASVTLPAADVFSLPNGARLHVMRNDAQPVVRLQVVVPAGKWYEPAPGVSLLTARMLLEGTTTRTARQIADEVAFYGASLECEQSFDRATLTLYCLTRHLPRLLPLVQDVLTNPTFPATELELLKNRTIQNVRVERQKTSYLAAERFSHNLYGSTHPYGSTFNEQLFAAVAQDALQAFHRANYSLDKAEVFLCGDVAPADQDLVSDLLGSAQPSAVPLSAKETLSLASQPAHDYVTVPDSIQAALRIGRPWPALTHPDTHKLQVLVKVLGGYFGSRLMKNIREDKGFTYGIYSSIGPREHATSFVIGTDVNADSANAAMREVHHELQVLQHELIPADELQTVKNYMTGKFANELSTVFEQCDKYKNIVFLNLPATYYSNFIEQVNQVTAEELLTLAQHYLSPADMIEVVAGPGK, encoded by the coding sequence ATGCTCGACCGACAAGTCGCTCCTCCCGTTCAGCCGCTGGCCAGCGTAACGCTGCCCGCGGCTGACGTGTTTTCGCTCCCTAACGGAGCGCGCCTGCACGTAATGCGCAATGATGCCCAGCCTGTGGTTCGCCTGCAGGTAGTAGTGCCCGCCGGCAAGTGGTACGAGCCCGCCCCCGGCGTCTCGCTGCTCACGGCCCGCATGCTGCTCGAAGGCACCACCACCCGCACCGCCCGCCAGATAGCCGATGAAGTAGCCTTCTACGGCGCTTCCCTGGAGTGCGAGCAAAGCTTCGACCGCGCCACCCTCACCCTGTACTGCCTCACGCGCCACCTGCCGCGCCTGCTGCCGCTGGTGCAGGATGTACTGACCAACCCCACCTTCCCCGCCACCGAGTTGGAGCTGCTTAAAAACCGCACCATCCAGAACGTGCGGGTAGAGCGCCAGAAAACCAGCTACCTCGCCGCCGAGCGGTTCTCCCACAACCTCTACGGCAGCACGCATCCCTACGGCAGCACCTTCAACGAGCAGCTTTTCGCCGCCGTAGCGCAGGATGCCCTCCAAGCTTTTCATCGCGCCAACTACTCGCTGGACAAAGCCGAGGTGTTTCTGTGCGGTGATGTAGCGCCTGCTGACCAGGATCTGGTGTCTGACCTGCTGGGAAGCGCCCAACCGTCTGCTGTGCCGCTGTCTGCCAAAGAAACGCTTTCCTTAGCCAGCCAGCCAGCCCACGACTACGTCACGGTGCCCGACAGCATTCAGGCCGCCCTGCGCATCGGCCGGCCGTGGCCCGCCCTCACCCATCCCGATACGCACAAGCTGCAAGTCCTCGTGAAGGTGCTGGGCGGCTACTTTGGCTCCCGCCTGATGAAGAACATCCGCGAGGATAAGGGCTTCACCTACGGCATCTACTCCAGCATCGGCCCCCGCGAGCATGCCACGTCCTTTGTCATCGGCACCGATGTCAATGCCGATAGCGCCAACGCTGCTATGCGGGAAGTCCACCATGAGCTCCAAGTGTTGCAACACGAACTTATCCCGGCAGATGAACTCCAGACCGTCAAGAACTACATGACTGGCAAGTTCGCCAACGAGCTCAGCACCGTGTTCGAGCAGTGCGATAAGTACAAGAACATTGTCTTCCTAAATCTGCCTGCTACCTACTATTCTAACTTCATCGAGCAGGTGAACCAAGTAACGGCCGAGGAGCTACTCACGCTCGCCCAGCATTACCTTTCGCCCGCCGATATGATTGAAGTGGTAGCAGGCCCCGGAAAATAG
- a CDS encoding serine hydrolase yields MLLHCLTWPCFALAQSATGSPTAVAPNSATRQSANSPLLDSLLHTDPQLARIADNPRGYELQIIYTQINRDEHNQPHFVQHNFQLDARQYFNPASLVKLPTAALALEKLNQLARPGLTRRSPMATGTAFRCQTAAPYTPAADSDQLNTVGNYIKRMLLVSDNNAYNRLYESLGQRPLNERLAQLGYTDTRIVRRFAPCDPEANRHTNPISFFTAAGQPLYQQPAAVNSEPFSYPLGRITKGRAHQASSRIIAQPYDFTTANYLPLQHVTDMLKAILFPQATPAAQQFQLTPDDYAFLRYYLHHTPHSSAYKPYAGTQYFDAYKKYLYYGRRPQAQTNPSLHIYNVVGMSHGYLADVAYFADAATQTEFMLSAVVYVNHDGIINDGAYEYTTVGLPFLEKLGKRLWQFETQRPRQFAPDLSVLFEMETVR; encoded by the coding sequence ATGCTGCTGCACTGCCTCACATGGCCATGCTTTGCGCTGGCGCAATCCGCTACCGGCTCGCCAACCGCAGTTGCGCCCAACTCAGCCACCCGGCAATCCGCCAACAGCCCGCTACTCGACAGCCTGCTGCACACCGACCCCCAGCTAGCCCGCATCGCCGACAACCCCCGCGGATACGAGCTGCAGATCATCTACACCCAGATCAACCGCGACGAGCACAACCAGCCGCATTTCGTCCAGCACAACTTCCAGCTTGACGCCCGCCAGTATTTCAACCCGGCCAGCCTCGTGAAGCTGCCCACCGCCGCACTGGCCCTCGAAAAGCTCAACCAGCTGGCCCGGCCCGGCCTCACCCGGCGCAGCCCCATGGCCACCGGCACCGCCTTCCGCTGCCAGACCGCCGCGCCCTACACCCCCGCCGCCGACTCCGACCAGCTCAACACCGTCGGCAACTACATCAAGCGGATGCTGCTCGTCAGCGACAACAATGCCTACAATCGGCTCTACGAGTCCCTCGGCCAGCGCCCCCTCAACGAACGTCTGGCGCAATTAGGCTACACCGATACCCGTATCGTGCGCCGTTTCGCCCCCTGCGACCCGGAAGCCAACCGCCACACCAACCCCATCAGCTTTTTCACGGCCGCTGGGCAGCCCCTCTACCAGCAGCCCGCAGCTGTCAACTCTGAGCCGTTCAGTTATCCGCTGGGCCGCATCACTAAAGGCCGCGCCCACCAGGCCAGCAGCCGCATCATCGCCCAGCCCTACGATTTCACCACCGCCAACTACCTCCCCCTGCAGCACGTCACCGACATGCTCAAGGCAATCCTGTTCCCGCAAGCCACCCCCGCCGCCCAGCAATTCCAGCTCACTCCCGACGATTACGCCTTCCTGCGCTATTACCTGCACCATACCCCGCACAGCTCAGCCTATAAGCCGTATGCCGGCACTCAGTATTTCGATGCCTACAAGAAGTACCTGTACTACGGCCGCCGCCCACAGGCACAAACGAACCCCTCGCTACATATCTATAATGTAGTCGGCATGTCGCACGGCTATTTGGCCGATGTGGCCTACTTCGCCGATGCCGCCACCCAAACCGAATTTATGCTCAGCGCCGTCGTCTACGTCAATCACGACGGCATTATCAACGACGGCGCCTATGAATACACGACCGTAGGCTTGCCTTTCTTGGAAAAGCTGGGCAAACGTCTATGGCAGTTCGAAACACAACGCCCCCGCCAGTTCGCTCCAGATTTGTCTGTTTTATTCGAGATGGAAACAGTTAGGTGA
- a CDS encoding GNAT family N-acetyltransferase, which produces MLLTESRPDGFTISTDPARLDVAAIHRYLDHDSYWAKGIPLNTVERAIANSLPFGLYTPEGQLAGFARIVTDYATFAWLCDVFVLPAHRGQGLSKWLMQVVWAHPQLQGLRRRLLATLDAHGLYEQFGFAPLAVPDRFLEIRQHNPYGVETAN; this is translated from the coding sequence ATGTTGCTCACCGAGTCCCGCCCCGACGGCTTCACCATCAGCACCGACCCCGCCCGCCTCGACGTGGCCGCCATCCACCGCTACTTGGACCACGACTCCTATTGGGCCAAAGGCATTCCGCTGAATACCGTGGAGCGGGCCATTGCCAATTCGCTGCCGTTTGGGCTCTACACGCCCGAGGGCCAGCTGGCCGGCTTTGCCCGCATCGTCACGGATTACGCCACGTTTGCCTGGCTCTGCGACGTATTTGTGCTGCCGGCGCACCGCGGCCAGGGCTTATCAAAATGGCTGATGCAGGTGGTGTGGGCGCACCCGCAGCTGCAGGGCCTGCGGCGCCGCCTGCTGGCCACCCTCGACGCCCACGGGCTGTACGAGCAGTTCGGTTTCGCCCCGCTGGCCGTCCCCGACCGGTTTCTGGAGATTCGCCAGCACAATCCCTACGGCGTCGAAACGGCCAATTAG